Proteins encoded by one window of Lathyrus oleraceus cultivar Zhongwan6 chromosome 1, CAAS_Psat_ZW6_1.0, whole genome shotgun sequence:
- the LOC127103333 gene encoding secreted RxLR effector protein 161-like, producing the protein MDSCKEMSTPMGSGSYVDQDESGVSIDITKYRGMIDSLLYLMESRLDIMFSVYLCARFQANPKESHLIAVKRIMEYLKGTTNVGLWYPKGSICNLVGYSDADYAGIKTDRNSTSGTCHILGNALVSWACKKQACVSLSTTEAEYIEASSCCAQILWLRKQLCDYGLNLGCIPLRCDNTSAINITKNSVMH; encoded by the coding sequence ATCCGGATCTTATGTTGACCAAGATGAATCAGGTGTTTCAATTGACATAAcaaagtatcgaggtatgattgaTTCCTTACTCTATTTGATGGAAAGCCGTCTTGATATTATGTTCAGTGTGTATCTTTGTGCTCGTTTTCAAGCCAATCCAAAAGAATCACATCTCATCGCTGTTAAGAGGATCATGGAGTATCTCAAGGGAACAACAAATGTCGGcctatggtatcctaaaggtagtatTTGCAATTTAGTTGGTTATTCTGATGCTGATTATGCGGGAATTAAAACTGATCGGAACAGTACTAGTGGTACATGTCACATCCTTGGAAATGCATTAGTATCATGGGCTTGTAAGAAACAAGCATGTGTTTCTCTTAGCACTACCGAAGCGGAATACATAGAAGCAAGTAGCTGTTGTGCTCAAATACTTTGGCTTAGGAAACAACTTTGTGACTACGGACTCAATCTTGGATGCATTCCTCTTCgttgtgacaacacaagtgcgataaacattacaaagaattcGGTCATGCACTAa